In a single window of the Bacillus mycoides genome:
- a CDS encoding YceD family protein → MKWSIHQLNKLRNKGLTLNEMVDVSELKEVEKDIREINPAHVTGRVDFGSGKFTFHLHITGSMVLPCSRSLVDVTLPFDIKTTEVFQTSEEEFETEAEIHCLEGEVLDLLPVIKENILLEIPMQIFSDDVSGGAPMQGQDWQVISEENKEKTVDPRLAGLAKFFDK, encoded by the coding sequence ATGAAATGGTCCATCCATCAATTGAATAAATTGAGAAATAAAGGATTGACATTAAATGAAATGGTAGATGTAAGTGAACTAAAAGAGGTCGAGAAAGATATTCGTGAAATTAATCCTGCTCATGTAACAGGAAGAGTTGATTTTGGCTCCGGTAAGTTTACGTTTCATCTACATATAACTGGAAGCATGGTTTTACCATGTTCTCGCTCTTTAGTAGATGTGACATTACCATTTGACATTAAAACAACTGAGGTGTTCCAAACTTCGGAAGAAGAATTTGAAACAGAAGCTGAAATTCATTGTTTAGAAGGAGAAGTACTTGACTTACTGCCCGTAATCAAGGAAAATATACTTTTGGAGATTCCAATGCAAATTTTCAGTGATGATGTTTCTGGTGGAGCACCGATGCAAGGTCAAGACTGGCAAGTGATTTCGGAAGAAAACAAAGAAAAGACTGTTGATCCACGATTAGCAGGACTTGCAAAGTTTTTTGACAAATAA